A region of Vitis riparia cultivar Riparia Gloire de Montpellier isolate 1030 chromosome 12, EGFV_Vit.rip_1.0, whole genome shotgun sequence DNA encodes the following proteins:
- the LOC117926061 gene encoding uncharacterized protein LOC117926061 produces the protein MSVEILNGATIAGFVEDEEAFNSWVHDRFAALDEDQDGVLSYEETLKELQCLRVFETDFGIDVKTDPDEVAGVYCFLFSQFDRDSNGVLDFEEFKTATKRMMLAVADGLGLLPLQMILEEGSFLKKPVEWESTKLVP, from the coding sequence ATGAGTGTAGAAATTCTGAATGGTGCCACCATTGCTGGCTttgttgaagatgaagaagcaTTCAACAGTTGGGTACATGACCGCTTTGCCGCTCTTGACGAAGACCAAGACGGTGTGCTTTCCTACGAGGAGACGTTGAAAGAACTGCAGTGTCTTAGGGTTTTTGAGACCGACTTTGGGATTGATGTGAAGACAGACCCAGATGAAGTTGCTGGAGTCTACTGCTTTCTGTTCTCGCAGTTTGATCGTGACTCAAATGGGGTGTTGGATTTTGAGGAGTTCAAGACTGCGACCAAGAGAATGATGCTGGCCGTGGCTGATGGGTTAGGTCTCTTGCCTTTGCAGATGATTCTAGAAGAGGGCAGTTTCTTGAAGAAACCTGTTGAATGGGAATCCACCAAACTGGTGCCCTGA
- the LOC117926599 gene encoding uncharacterized protein LOC117926599 has translation MSVEVLDGATIVSFVEDEEAFNGLIHHRFSNLDTNHDGFLSYAEMLKEFQSLRVFETHFGIDVKRDPDELAHVYDSLFVKFDHDANGAVDLEEFRKETKQMMLAMANGLGFLPVQMVLEEDSFLKKAVEREAMKMDA, from the coding sequence ATGAGTGTGGAAGTGTTGGACGGTGCCACCATTGTCAGCTTTGTGGAAGATGAAGAAGCATTCAATGGTTTGATCCATCACCGCTTTTCCAATCTTGACACAAACCATGATGGCTTCCTCTCCTATGCAGAGATGCTGAAAGAGTTTCAGAGTCTGAGGGTCTTTGAAACACACTTCGGTATTGATGTTAAAAGAGATCCAGATGAGCTTGCTCATGTCTACGACTCCCTGTTTGTGAAGTTCGATCATGATGCGAATGGGGCGGTGGATTTGGAGGAGTTCAGGAAGGAGACCAAACAAATGATGCTCGCCATGGCCAACGGGTTGGGGTTCCTGCCTGTTCAGATGGTCCTGGAGGAGGACAGCTTCCTGAAGAAAGCTGTTGAAAGGGAAGCCATGAAAATGGATGCTTGA
- the LOC117926601 gene encoding uncharacterized protein LOC117926601: MSVEILNGATIAGFVEDEEAINSWVHDRFAALDEDQDGVLSYEEMLKELQYLRVFETDFGIDVKTDPDEVAGVYCFLFSQFDRDSNGVLDFEEFKTATKRMMLAVADGLGLLPLQMILEEGSFLKKAVEWESTKLVP; this comes from the coding sequence ATGAGTGTAGAAATTCTGAATGGTGCCACCATTGCTGGCTttgttgaagatgaagaagcaATCAACAGTTGGGTACATGACCGCTTTGCCGCTCTTGACGAAGACCAAGACGGTGTGCTTTCCTACGAGGAGATGTTGAAAGAACTGCAGTATCTTAGGGTTTTTGAGACCGACTTTGGGATTGATGTGAAGACAGACCCAGATGAAGTTGCTGGAGTCTACTGCTTTCTGTTCTCGCAGTTTGATCGTGACTCAAATGGGGTGTTGGATTTTGAGGAGTTCAAGACTGCGACCAAGAGAATGATGCTGGCCGTGGCTGATGGGTTAGGGCTCTTGCCTTTGCAGATGATTCTAGAAGAGGGCAGTTTCTTGAAGAAAGCTGTTGAATGGGAATCCACCAAACTGGTGCCCTAA